A segment of the Deinococcota bacterium genome:
GGACCATGCGGCCCCTCAACCCCTTGGCTCGAGCCGTGCGCACGTAATCCTGACCGAGCACCTCTAAGAGCGACGAGCGCATCAGGCGCATGAGCAGCGCGGCCAGAGCGGTGCCCAGGGTCAGGGCCGGCAGGATCAGGTACTGCAGGCCGCCCCGCCCCGACACCGGCAGCCAGCCGAGCTGCACCGAGAAGATAAGAATCAGCATGATGCCCAGCCAGAAGTTGGGCATGGCCTCGCCCATGATGGCGAAGGTGGTGGCGCCGTAGTCAGGCCAGCGGTTGCGGTTGACCGCCGCGATGATGCCCGCGGGCAAGGAGATCATCACCCCGACGAGCATGGCGGCGAGGGTAAGCTCGAGCGTCGCGGGCAGGCGCTCCAAGACGATGGGCAGGGCGGGCTGGCCGCGGTAGCGGATGGACTCGCCGAAGTCGCCCTGCACGAGGTTGCTCAAGAAAATAAGGTACTGTTCAAAGAGCGGCCGGTCGAGCCCCAGGCTCTCGCGCAACTGCCGGACCTGCTCTTGGGTGGCGTCCTCGGGCAGCATCAGGGTGACCGGGTCCCCCGAGATGCGCAAGAGCACGAAGACGATCACGGTGATGCCCAAGACCACCGGGATCATCTGCAGCAGGCGGCGAAGGATATAGGCGGTCATAAGCGAGTATAAAGGACTGAGGGCTGAGCAAGAACCTCAGCCCTCAGTCCTGTTCTAGTCCTGCGGATGAGCGGCGAACATCCACAGCAGTTCATCCTGACGCGGTTGCCAGTCGATACCGTCTCTCACGCCCACCAGGACCTGGCTCTGGAAGAGGGTCACCCAGGGACGCTCTTCGAGCACGATATAGGTCGCCTCGTACAGCATCTCGTCGCGGCGCGCTAAGTCCACTTCGGTTTCGGCGGCGTACATGAGCTCGTCGAAACGCGCGTCGCACCAGTGGACGCGGTTTTGGTAGGAGCCGTCGCAGAGGATGGCGCGCATCGAGAACCAGTTGTCGAACATCGAGTTGGCGAGGCCCATCAGGACGAAGTGTTCGACGTTGTCGGCGTCCCAGATGCGGCTCTGGTAGGCGCTCCACTCGAGCACCTCGATCTCGGTATTGACGCCGACGGACTCGAGCATGACGCCGATGACCTCGGCCAGCTCGCTGTCGAGCGGGTAGCGCCCAGCCGGTCCTTGAATCCTGAGGGTCAGCTCGCCCGGCCCGTAGCCCGCCGCCTCGAGCAGGCGCACGGCCTCCTCAGGGTCGTAGAGATAGTCGTCGTAGAGCTCCATCGGCGAGCCCGAGATGCCGGGGCTGAGGCGCGCCCGGGTCGGCACGCCGAGTCCGTCCATCACCGCGTCGATGAGCAGCCGGTCGTCGATGGCGTAGTCAATGGCCTCGCGCACCCTCGGGTCGCCGGTGACCGCGTCCTCGTGGGTGTTGAAGATGAGCATCATGATGCGCGTGGTGGGCTGCAGGACCACGCTGACGGCGCCCGTGCCCTCGACGCGCTCGCGGTCTTGCGGCGGGACGTTGGTGGCGATATGCACGCCACCCGTCATCAGCTCGCTCACCCGCGTCGAGTCCTCGGGGATGGTGCGGTGGATGAGGCGGTCGTAGATAGGCCGGCCGCGCCAGTGCTCGTCGAAGGCCTCCATGATGACCCGATCGTCGCGCCGCCACTCGACGAAGCGGTAGGGCCCGGTGCCGATGGGGTCGGTGGTGAAGCCCTCCCAGCCGACTTCGTCGACGTGATGCTTGGGGACGATGCCGGAGCTCAGGCGGCTGATGCGGTTTAGCAGCAGCGGGTCGGGACCGTGGGTGTGGATGATGATGTCGTGGTCGCCCAGAACCTCGACCTCGCGTATCTGCCGGTAGGACTCGTGCGGCTGGAGCGAGGAGTCGGTGGCCACGCGCTCCAAGGTGAACTTGACGTCCGCGGCGGTGAAGGGCTCGCCGTCGTGCCAGAGGACCCCTTGGCGCAGCGTGAAGCGCCAGGCATCCTCGGCGACCGGCTCCCATTCGGTCGCCAGGCCCGGCTCCAGCGTGCCGTCCGCGTCTCTGAACACCAGGTAGTCGAAGAGATTGATCAAGACGGCCTCGACGGCGGTGGTGTGATGCCCATGCGGGTCGAAGCCGGGAACGTCGATCCCTTGGGCAATCACTATCTCCCTGGTATTTTGCACACTGGTGGTTTGCGCGCCGGCAAAGGCCATCACGGTGACTAGTAAGGCGGCAACGATCTTCCTCATATCAAACCTCCGGTCAGCTCGTCTGCTCTTTGGCAAACTCGTCGGCAAACTCGTCCTTCACGTCTTTTAGGAACTTGGGGTCGCCAAGCAAATCCGCGGCGGTCAGCGCCAGACATTTGGCCGCCAGCAGCATGGCGCGCATTCCCGCCGGACTCCCGGCTGCCGCGGCGAAGTCGGGGGTGTGCGCCGAGGTGCCTTCAGGCACCATGGCGATATAGGGGTGAATGGCAGGAAGGGCCTGGCTCACGTTGCCGAAATCCGAGGAGCCTACACCGCCGATGGGGGGTGGTGCCTTGACGGCTTCCCCCAAGCGCTCGAGGTGGTGCGCGAAGCGCTCGGCAAGCGTGTGGTTTATCTTTCGCTCGGCGTAGGTCAGGCCCTCCTCGAACTCGACGGTTGCCCCGACTGCCAAGGCCGCCCCGCGCGCGCAGTCCAGCACCTTATCCTTGAGCGTCCGCAGATAGTCCTGGCTTCGGTGGCGGATGATGAACTTGGCCTCCGCGTAGTCCGGCACGATATTGGCAGCGGCACCTCCCCTGGTGATGATGCCGTGAATACGGGTCTCGTCCTTGACATGTTGGCGCAGCGCAGCCACGGCGTTGAAGGTGCCGATACAGGCGTCTAAGGCATTGATGCCCAGATGTGGATTGGCCGCGGCGTGTGCCGCCTTGCCCCTAAAGGCCATCGTGACCCTGGTCGCGGCCAGCGAGCCGCGCACCGTCATGGTGCGGGCACCGGGGTGAAACATCAGCGCGGCGTCTACCCCCTCAAAGGCGCCGCGCTCCAGGAGCAGAATCTTGCCGCCTCCCCCTTCCTCGGCCGGCGTGCCGATCACCTGAATCCGGCCGGGCAGCTTCCCTTCCGCCAGCGCCTGACGCAGGGCCGTGGCCGCGCCGACGGCCGCCGTGCAAATTAGATTGTGCCCGCAAGCGTGCCCGATCTCCGGGAGCGCGTCGTACTCCGCGATGAGCGCGATGGTCGGCCCTCCCTCGGCAGAGCCGTAGCTGGCGCGAAAGGCGGTCTCGAGACCGCACAGGTCGCGTTCGATAAAAAACCCTTCCGCTTCCAGAGCGGCGGTCAGCCGGCTGACCGCCTCGCGTTCCTGCCAGGCCAGCTCAGGATTCTGGTGAATCCGCAGGCTCAAGCTTTCCAAGCGGGACCGATCAACCTCGAGCCTGGCCGTGATGGCGTCGCCCAGTGGGCGCGGTGATTGCTGCGGTGACTGCTGTGGTGATTGCTGTGGTGATTGCTGTCGCATGCTGGTCCCTTATTCCTTGATTAAGAGAGAAAAATCGACTGCAAATGCCGAGTCTCCCATAGAACTTGACAACCACTGCTCCGTTCAACTGTTGTTCTACTAGGCAGAACACTGTTCTGTTTTACTGGCATCATTAAACACCAACGCGGGCGTGATGTCAACTCCTGGCTTGGCCCACCCTTGGCCCAGGGCGGAAGTTTCAGGCGCACAAAGGGAGAGTTTGCTGGCCAGCTACAGTGCCTACTCCAACAGTGCCTACTCCAACAGTGCCTACTCCAAAGGTCGTGGCGTCCGCACCGTTCAGGCGAGGGGTCATCCGGCCGTTGCTCTTCGCCGCTCTCCAGGCTCGGGCCGCTCTGCTTGGGCGTGTCGTCCTCAACCGCGGGTCGCTCGCGCCGGCGCGCTTTTGCATCGCGTTCGACCTGTAGGGTCTTGTCGCGATCGTCCATTATCAACCTCCACGAACGCCGGCTTTGGTTCAATGAACTTGAACGTCGATAGGCAGGACATGATTGATCATGTAGCTACCGCGGTCACCGTCCCGCTCTTGCGGCTGCCTATGGCCGCGGGCGTCGGTGGCGCGGACCATGAGGGTGGTGCGCCCGGGCTCGCCGGGCGTGCGCCATACGTACTCCCATAGTCGCCACGTGTGGGAAAGGGCTTCGCCCAGCAGCGCAACCTCGGTGAAGCTCTCGCCACCGTCGGTGCTCAGCTCGACCTTGACCACCTCGGACTCGCCCGTCCAAGCCGCGCCGAAGACGCGGTAATCCGTGGCTCTCGGCACGACCTCGAGCATGCTGGGGCGGGCGATCTGCGCTTTGACTCGAGTCTCGGTAATCGGCGCG
Coding sequences within it:
- a CDS encoding ABC transporter permease, which produces MTAYILRRLLQMIPVVLGITVIVFVLLRISGDPVTLMLPEDATQEQVRQLRESLGLDRPLFEQYLIFLSNLVQGDFGESIRYRGQPALPIVLERLPATLELTLAAMLVGVMISLPAGIIAAVNRNRWPDYGATTFAIMGEAMPNFWLGIMLILIFSVQLGWLPVSGRGGLQYLILPALTLGTALAALLMRLMRSSLLEVLGQDYVRTARAKGLRGRMVLLKHAVRNALLAYVTVLGLQVASLMAGAVVTEQVFAWPGIGLLAIQAINSRDMAIVQAVVIVASLIVMSANLLVDLLYALIDPRIHYS
- a CDS encoding ABC transporter substrate-binding protein, which gives rise to MRKIVAALLVTVMAFAGAQTTSVQNTREIVIAQGIDVPGFDPHGHHTTAVEAVLINLFDYLVFRDADGTLEPGLATEWEPVAEDAWRFTLRQGVLWHDGEPFTAADVKFTLERVATDSSLQPHESYRQIREVEVLGDHDIIIHTHGPDPLLLNRISRLSSGIVPKHHVDEVGWEGFTTDPIGTGPYRFVEWRRDDRVIMEAFDEHWRGRPIYDRLIHRTIPEDSTRVSELMTGGVHIATNVPPQDRERVEGTGAVSVVLQPTTRIMMLIFNTHEDAVTGDPRVREAIDYAIDDRLLIDAVMDGLGVPTRARLSPGISGSPMELYDDYLYDPEEAVRLLEAAGYGPGELTLRIQGPAGRYPLDSELAEVIGVMLESVGVNTEIEVLEWSAYQSRIWDADNVEHFVLMGLANSMFDNWFSMRAILCDGSYQNRVHWCDARFDELMYAAETEVDLARRDEMLYEATYIVLEERPWVTLFQSQVLVGVRDGIDWQPRQDELLWMFAAHPQD
- a CDS encoding M20 family metallopeptidase, producing MESLSLRIHQNPELAWQEREAVSRLTAALEAEGFFIERDLCGLETAFRASYGSAEGGPTIALIAEYDALPEIGHACGHNLICTAAVGAATALRQALAEGKLPGRIQVIGTPAEEGGGGKILLLERGAFEGVDAALMFHPGARTMTVRGSLAATRVTMAFRGKAAHAAANPHLGINALDACIGTFNAVAALRQHVKDETRIHGIITRGGAAANIVPDYAEAKFIIRHRSQDYLRTLKDKVLDCARGAALAVGATVEFEEGLTYAERKINHTLAERFAHHLERLGEAVKAPPPIGGVGSSDFGNVSQALPAIHPYIAMVPEGTSAHTPDFAAAAGSPAGMRAMLLAAKCLALTAADLLGDPKFLKDVKDEFADEFAKEQTS